One Haliaeetus albicilla chromosome 20, bHalAlb1.1, whole genome shotgun sequence genomic window, TATCGGGGTGAATGCTGAATAAAAGCATTGCTTGCAAAGTGCTGCGTATTTGGCTGGAGTAGCCATGTAGATATCTTTGGCCTCAGGAGGCTACATGAAGTGCTGAGACATCAACCAAGCTATGTTATTGCCAAGGCAGATCCTTACTCTCCACTATTCCTTCCCCTTCATCCTGGCTCCTCAGCACAcctgcagagctgtgggatGTGACCTGGCCCTTACTCACAAATTTACCCATGTGGGACCGGGGACTCCCAAAACTGCACTCAGCAGTCCGTCACACTTTGTACATTCAAAACATTATCCAAACATGAGCTACCTAATTGTTATATACCACTAAACTTCTTTAAATGTGAAAGACTTGTCAGTTCCTTAATAGACTTTCCCcacttttaaacaaattatCTAATTTTAATGAATATCTACTATGAACAAATTCCAGCCCTGACTTGCAGAGACGAGTGCAGTACAATTATGCAGACTCAATAttctttgtatgtatttttgtCCTAGGACAGCACTAGACTAGAAATTACGATGTGGCAAGTGTTATTCTTTAAGCTTTCTCTTCACTGACTATCACCAAATTGTAAATATaaagcacaaagaaacaaaaatgaactaAAAGTGCTGCTTTCAGGTGTGACATGAAGTAACAGACAGTACCTGAATAAACTTGTGAACCGcttaatgtattttaagaatattttactttgttATTGTCACTTGCTCACCTCTCTCATTCAGATTATTTTAACAATTAAACAGGAAAGTATAAAAAGCACCAACTATTTGCAGAATTTGGGGACCTTTTAACAAGAAGTTAATTCTTCCACACTCTACTACCCTCTTTGAGCAATCCCAATTAACTCTATGAGCCTCATGAGCAAAAGATTACCTACTGTACTTGTGGCAGAAGTATTTGATGTATACTAAATAGAAAGCCCCACACTGATTGTTCCTGAACCAAATAGACAACAAATCTCCTGGACGTGCTATATTCTGCACAACTGCATTTTGACTGGAGGCTTTTAGCTCATCTTGCAAGCTAGGCTTATTTCCTTTCTAGCACTTAATAAAGTCTTGTGGGCAGCTATTGAAAAGCAATCTCAAGCATAAGGCAGAAAGCTGTTTGCTAAACAATCACTCTGCCCTCTCTTTCAGTTACAGGCACCCTGAAAAACCAAACTGCTCAAAGCTGCTTGCACACAATGACTCTTGCTTCATCAATGTTACCTCACTCAAAGCGGTCAGGCTGCCTGTTCTTACAGTCACAGACCCAAATCCAAGGAATGGAGTGTGAGGTGGTAGAGTATTAGTACAGACTTCACGAACTATTGAGCAGCTTTCAAAACTCATCTGCATGTGACCCTGAACAGCCTCATCTGACTTCAAAGTTGGCCCAGTTTTGAGTAGGGATTGGACcaaatgacctccagaggtcccttccaacataAATTGAAAGACTGTAACTATGTTTTACAAGCCTCATCAGGACCCATGCCTGTTAATGAAACTGGCACTATTCAGCATTTTGTAAGAGGTTGCCCCACATGGCAGGATAGGACCCCTAAAAAGGGGGGAGATCAATACATAAAAGGAAAGTGTATAACAGCAGGTCCAATAGTCAATACAGGAGCATCCCAAAGTCAAAACTATTACTCATGGCCAGTTGCAAACCCTACACTTATATTAGGATCATTAAAAATAGGACAAAAGAGGGTCTTGTTTACTCCTGCCCTGAACATTATATAATTATTCATCTCAGTACAGCATAAACATGAAATATGCATAAATTCACTACTCTGGATTTGACAGCATTTTGCACATTAATGGTAGTAGGCCAGAAGGTGAGGGACAACAGTGAACTACACACAGAGTTTTGAGTATGCGTAAGACCTCTGTGTCTCACATTACTTCTCAAAACTGTGGCCTTCTAGATTCAGACAAGAATTTTTGTCTCCCTGCCATTCACAACCTCTCCCATATCCAAAGCGGCTACAGACAAGAGGGCatctgaggaaaaaggaaaggaaaagacagtgCCCTTTCATCCACGACTTTCACTCCCAGGTTATTCTATGACTTCCAGCAAGTTCTCTTTCCCTGTCCTCAGCAGATGTATTATCCTTGTGTAAGCttgctgctttctgcctttCAAGCAGCCTTTCCAGACACCTCTTCTCCCTCAAAGTGCTTGGCCCTGCATTCATAAGacatttttatgtgtttgcTTCATAAAATACAAACCATTATAAAAAGCATCCAGGAAGTTGAGAAGAGAGACACCACAGAAATAACATAGATGCTCAGGAGGTATTTGCTCATAGAGGCCAAAGGACAAAATTATTGAAGAAATGTGTATTCCTTAAAAACACTCTTCAACTCAACACAAATGAGAGTGCTTGTGCCAGTACTGTCAGGGAACCTGTGAAGTTATATCATTTTCTGGGTATCCTCACTAGCTTTAAAACCAATTTTTCCTAAGGGTTGCATGCTTCTCACCCAGCTCAGGCAGCCCCAGGATATTAAGAAAGCCTGCGTGAAGCCCAGTGAGCATGCCATGTGGTCAGACTGCCGATTGAAAGCCAACTAACAACTTCATTTGGGTCATCTAACAAATGTACGCCTGGCCACATGGCACAAAAGAGAATGGAATATGTACCTATCCTAAGTGCCCCCCTCCTTGAAAAAATGGGACATCACTGTGATATGCAGTGGTCTGCTTTCAAGGAACACTCACTCAATAATTCTACATTCCccaatgtaaaaacaaaaacaaaaacaaaaaaaccccaaacccaaaccattaaAAAAGTGATAATCTGTTTATTTGCTCACTCCcattctcttctgtttctcactcACCCTGACAGCGATACTCTTAATACTACTCACAGTTCACTACTGAGGCCTTACATTTAAGGAGTTGTGGCAGCTCCCAAAGCTTAGACATGGTTTGGtccctcctcatcctctttTTTGCACTAATACTGCAGAACTTAGGGCATCCCAGCCATTCAGAAGTACATCACGCCTGTTTGCAAGATTTCGTATATCTGACAAGAGCATCACTACAGCCAAGACTGTAACACGGGACACATACTGGTACGCGCTCTGTGAAATGAAATACAGCCAACTACAATCTCTAGCCTTACCACCTACACAGCCCAGCCCATCCGGGCCCCTTTAACTTTGAGTGTCCATGCTGTTGTGCTGTCTGCTCGCTCCACAGCTGCAGGAGGCTCCAAGAAAACTCATTTCATTGTTAATTAACCAGCTATTAACTCATTgaaaagtaaaatggaaaattctCTGGAGAACAGCTAATGCTCCCCTTTCAATTAAAGTTACTTCATAGCCTTGTGTTGAGGCTTTATTTCAGAACATATGGCACATGTGGTTTTCATCCTATTTATACCACCTAGTATTTTAGTTCCATGTAAAAAGTAACTACCACtgacataattttaaaacatttacattaCCTTTTATTTTACCACAAACACTCTGTGGTTAAGATTTGTGTAATTACGGCAACAAATGCACTCATAGTATATTATTTCCCCATGTTTGGGAAatgattttgcttttacagtTAAACGCGCTCAGATTGCATAGCAACTGATACTCTAGCCATGGTATGACAATTAGTTAATAATAGCTTGGTCACTCCCATtgcattttctaaataaaactgtttaaaGAAGGCATTCAGCCTCTAAGGATCTGGAACCACGTGCAGCCCAATTCTGTTATCCAAATTTCTATCACTGGTAGAAAGTCCAAATCAGTTATTTGGACTGTAAGCTCTCTAAAGCGAAGATGCTCCTTTATTCAGTGTTTATCCAGTAGACCCCCTTTGCTGTTTAAAGCTGTCACAGatgcaataaataataaacagaactgaaaaacaaTAAAGCCATTATAAATAAGCTCACTGTTGGAAAGTTTTGCCCACCGATTATTATAGAGATTGGCATGAAAAAGAATGTTTCCAATGATCTAAAGAAAGCACAGAGCATTGTAATACCTTGGCTGAACTGGCTGATGCTATGGTTGCCTTTCCCCAGGTGGATCAGGAAGCCATGGCGCGGACTCTCTGTGATTCTGATCTTAAGAGTAACCTGTAAACTGTCCCTGTCTTCCACTTTGAGCACCTTGTTGGTAATCAGAAACCCAATGTGACCTGTGGGCAGAATACGGAGAGTCTGAGCACCCTTATTTATTACAATTTGAGGTACACTGTTGTCCACAGCCATTATTCGAATCTTCATAGTCTGAGGTTTCCTTGTTTCAAACACAGTGTTGGGGAAGACATAGAAATCACTATGAGTGCCATCCGTAACAGTGAAAGAGAAGCTATCCTCAACTGATTCTGTGCCATCATGTTTGTAGCTGATTAGATTTTCATTTAGATCTTGTTTAGTGAAGGTGGTGACTGGTTTGGAGCTATTAAACATGATCTGACCATGAACTGGTATTTGAGTGATGATAAATTTTAGCAATGCATCAGGTGTATCTCTGTCTTCTGCAGTCAGTTCAAATGGGGTTATCAGTTTGTATTCATTTTCACTCACCACGAGGTTATGGATTGTGATGACAGGTTTCTTATTGTCCACATCACTGATAGAAATTCTGAAAGTACGAAATACAGGATTATAGCCATCAGTCACCTCAAACTCAAAGCTGTCCATCTTCACCTCATCTTCTGAAGTGTGAATGTAATAGACTTTATTGCCTGCTAACAGGAGTTGAGTAAAAGTGGAGATGGGTACCCCAGGCTGATCTGTGCATTCAAGATGACCACGAACAGGTGCTCTGGTAATAGTGAAAACTAAGTTCTCATCTGGACTATTCAGGTCACTGGTGCTAAGCAAATCAGTAGTAAGGGTtaccttccctccttccttcaaAGAAACTCCTTTGCTGATCACATCTGGGAAAACAATGTCAGTGCTACCTATTGTCACATAGAAGTAGCGGTCAATGAGAGGATTTATTCCATCTGTCACATCAAACTTAATAAGATCACGAACTCCTTCTTGGCCAAAATGGATATATTGAATTAAGTTTCTATCCACTTCATCCTGGGTGAAGTTCATCCCCAGGGTGATATTCTCGACTCCAGCTGAAGGCTTTATTCTCTGCAAGACGCCTTGTCCTGGCCCATATCTTATAATGTATGTCAAGGTTTTGTCTTCAGAATCGAGGTCAGTAGCCTTCAATATTCTGTTATTAATAGTTCTAGTTTCCCCTATTTCAATCTCCAAACCATCATTGATAGCCATCCTGGGTGTCTCGTCATCTACAGGAATAACCATGATGAATACCGTTTTCCTAATGGTATGTTTACCATCTGTGAGTTTCACCTCAAAACTGTCCTCCTTTGTCTCAGAGTCATCATGTTCGTAGAGTATGTTGGAGTTCTCTGTTATCTGATCCAAAGTGAAGCTCTCCACTAGGACAGTTCCATTGACCAGCTGGTTCACAACATGGCCATGCCTGGGAAGCCGGGTGATTGTGAACATTAACTCATCAGCAGGGATGTCTGCATCAGCTGCGTTGAGGATAGGGGTATCAACAACTAGGCTCATGCCTTCCATGACAACAAACTCTCGTGTAAAGATTTCAGGCTCTTCATCATTGATTGGCATAATGACAATGGGGAAAAAGTGCCTTTGGGAAAAGTTAATGCCATCAGAACATCGGAAAGCAAATCTGTCTTCAACAGGCTCTACACCCTTATGTATGCTTTGAACATAAAAAATATGCCCTTGACGGAGGTCTTTCAAGGTAAAAGCACTTATAGCTATACCTGCTCTGGATTTTTCAGATCCTGGGGCTGGAGAGATGTTCTCTACATACCCAGATGTGGGCTGCGCAAGAATGGTGCAGAGTATATCATCACTAGGAGTATCCACATCTTCAGCTCTGAGGTGAGCAGGAGTAATGACCTGTTTGTCGCCTTCCGTTACCATGAACTGCTCCCCCACAAAAATCTCTGGGGCTTGACTGTCAACAGGAAGAATGGTCACCAAGACCGAAACTCCTTGAACAACATTGCCCCTGACGCTCCACTCCTCAGACAGGTCAGACAAGGTAAGGTTGAAGGTATCTTCTTTGGGCAGAAGGCCTATTTCACCACCAGTGTGAGCATATACCACAGCACCATCCAGCAGATCCTTCTGGGAAAATCTCTCTGCAGGCACCCCTTGAACCAGGATGTTCCCATGCTGAGGAGGATCCTCTATAATGAAGGTCAACATTAAGTCATCTGTATCCTCATCCGTGCCCTGAATGACATTAGCAGTGATTTCAGCAGCACCATTCTCCAGCACATCCAGGTAGGAACCAAGAGTGCCTGGCGGCAACCGTAACGTAGGAACCTCATCATCAACTGGGTGCACGTTCACTTTCAATGTGATGGGCACAAAATGAATCCCATCACTCACATCAAGCCTGCAGGCATCACTGTTGGTCTCAGCTCCACTGTGCACATACACCACCCTCCCTTCTCTGATATCCTCCAGGCCAAAGACACCTCCTGGAATCAAACTGTACCCAGAAAGCTGCAACTGGCCATACTGAGGAGCCTGGGTCAGGATAAATCTGAGATGGGCAAGTTCAGTGTCCGTGTCACTGGCATCCAGCTCAGTTGGACTAAGAACATGGCTGCCTCCCTCAGGCAAAGTGAAGCCAGTATTAGTGATTTCAGGAGGCTGGTtatccacaggctgcaggtagATGGTGAAAGTCCCTTCAGCTGCATTGCCAGCTGCATCTTGTACTTGATACTGAAACTGAATCAAATGAGGAGCCACCCCCAGTTCTTCCTGTGGGGGTCGGAACGAGATCTTGTGATGATTGATCTGGGCCTGGGTGAAGTGGGTAACTTCCACAGAGTGATCCTCAGTCAGCACGAGGGATCCAAGGCGGGCTCCATATACATCTGGAGGGTGGTTAGTGTCAGTGTCAGTGGGGGGCTGGGTTATTGTGTAGCGGAGTTCACGGTCCCCTGAATCCTGATCTGTGTAACACAAGTGTTTCCTCCGCAGTGGGGTCACCTGCTGCTCTGCAACTATTAAGTGCAGGCTGCTGCTACTATGCAGCTCTGGGGCTAATCTGTCTACAGGATGTACCCGGATCACAAAAGCCTGTGGTCTGGAGCGGTTGGGTGGGTCATTGTCATCCTGGACTCTAAAGACAAACTGATCCAACACAaccccagggccagggctgTGAGGCCCAAAGTGGTGGTAATAGAGACGCCCTTCCACAatgtcctgctgcagccactctcTCACTGGCTTTTCATAGATTAGGGAGCTCCCTGCTAAACTCGGCACCCTCCTCCAAGAAAAACCctcatcatcttcctcctcttcccagccaGGAGGTGGCTGTGCTTGACGGAGGAGGAGCTGCCCAGCAGTGGGGCCAGACTCCACTGTGAAAAGCAGGATGGCATCCTGCGAGTCAATGTCAGTGGCGCTAAGAGCTCGGGTGGTGATGGGCACTGTTTCACCCTCAGCCATGGCCAGCCCCATGTTAGCATTGAGTAGGGGCGGCTGGTCATCAGTGGGCACCAGGGTAATGGGGAAAAGGAACTCAACGCGGTGGCGAGAGCCACCATCTTCTAGCCGCAGCACCAGGTTGTCACTGAGTGGAGACTCACTGCCGTCATGCTGGTAAATGACCCGGcctgctgccagctcagccACGGTGAAGTGTTTACgaggggcagcagctgctggggcatCCTCCAGGAGAGTGAGGTGGCCATGCCTCAGCCCTGCCACCACGCTCACCCGCACCTGCTCAAGGTCATCCTCATCACTGATCACCAGGTTGGGGCTGGGACCAGGGCCCGAGAGAGGCCGTGACTGCCCCTCATAAAGCACGAGGCCAGTGTTGCGGGTCACCACAGGTGCCAGGGTGTTCATGGGCTTCACCACAATCACAAAGGCAAAGGGCTCTGAGGCAGCACCCTCTGGGTCCAACACCTCCAGCTCAAGCTCGAAAAGCCGCTCCTGATCCGAGTCCTCCACGGGCGGCTGGTAGGCGATGCGCAGCTCCCTCACATCCCGCTGGCTAAAGGAAGAGACAGGCAAGCTCCGGTCGTCTGTGCTGACCATGTGGCCCTGGCCGGGGCCAAAGGGAGAGGTGATGTTGAAGAGCAGCAGGTCTGGTGGCGACTCAGCATCCTCAGCTGCCAGCATGTCAGGCGTCACGGCGGTGAGGACGAACTGGTCCACCTCCATCATAAGCATGGCCAAGAAGCTGGGTTTGGGGGCCACATTCTCAGTCCCAGCCCGGATCCGCACCAGCACCTGGAAGTACTCACGCTTCAGCAGcgccccgctgcccgccgcctCCCGCAGCTCCGCCACCAGCGGCACCAGGTCGCGGTTGGGGGAGCCACTGGCCGCCGTGTGCCGGTAGCGCAGCCCCAGGCGCAAGAACTCCTCGCAGTCCCACATCGAGGCGGGCACCGGGCCGCCCCCTGCCGCCTCCTCCTcgcccgcggccgccggcggggagTTGAGGATCTCTCCGTAGCGGGGCAGCCCGGCGAGCGGCGGCAGCAGGCCCACCCGGCAGCGCTGCCGGCCCGGCTCGAAGGCGAACTCCAGGCTGCGGGCGTCCAGCGGGTTGCTGGTGCCCCGCAGGCGCTCCACGGTGAGGGGCAGGTTGCGGGTGACGATCTCCAGCTGGGTGAAGAGCACCTCCACCTCCAGCACCAGGGGCAGCACCAGGGAGCGGCTCGGCGAGTCGTAGCGCAGCTGCAGCCGGACGCGGTCCCGCGCGGGGCTGCGGCCGCCCAGGTGGGAGTACTGCACCTCGCGGGCCCCGAAGTCGCAGGGGAAGCGCCGGGGGCTCAGGCGGCCCGGGCGCTGCCACGACGGCTCCTCGTCCAGCACGGTGAGGTGGCACCGGTCCcccggctgcacctgcagcaccaGGTCCCGCGCAGGGTCCAGCCAGGCGGAGCGGCCCAGGGGCACCCGCAGCCCGCGGTTGGCCACCACGACGGCGGCCGCCTCGGGCGCCCACGGCGAGGAGACGGCCGCGCTGTCTGGTGGCGGCTCCGGCGCCCCCACCCAGGCGCAGccggccagcagcagcaagccGGCCAGCAGACAccgcggcgcggcggggagAGCCTGCATCGTGCTCGCCGGCGGAGCGAAGCGCTGGAAGCTCCCAACAGccgggagggggtgggggggtgtctaCGCGGCGCCGGGGCCGAGTCGCCGCCCGCCCGCACCCACTCGCCCCTCGCACACGCTGCGCTCTGAGGGAAGCGCGCCCTGCACCGGAGGAGAGCCCCGCGAGCTGCGAAGCCCCGCCCGCGCCTCCGAGCGGCCAATAGGCGCCCGCGAGGGGGGCGAGGCCGTCTGGCGCGATTGGACAGAGCGGTTTGCCAATCTTGCAAGCTACGGGGGGGGGAAACACGGGacagcctcctccctccctgctccggCCCCTCAACAGGTTGTCGAGGAGAAGGCGCCGAGGGAGCGGAGGGTCGAGCCCCGGCCCTGCGGGAacgggagggaaggggcaggcGGCGGGCGCGGATCGCCCCGCCGTCAGCCCCCGCGGGAAAGGCGCCGGCGACCGCCCGGAGCCCCCGTGGCGGGGGAGGGCGGAGCTGCTCGCCCACAGCAGAGGAGCGGTaccccctgccagccccgcaCCGCCGCTCCCCGCCTGCCCTGCGCTGACCCTCCCGCTCTTGCCTTAAATCCCGGCTCCCTGGGGCAGAGCGGGAGCGCGGCGGTCCTCGAGTCGCCTGCGGGGAGGGCTCGGGGTCTCCCTTCGCCTCAGGGGACGGGGCGACAGGTgagcgcggggcggcggcggagcggcaggagcagggctgcccGAGAGCCGAGCCGGGGTAacgggggacgggggggggggaacaggtGCCGGGGGGAGAcgggggcggggagcggcgggcggTGAGGAGACCCGCTCGCCGGCACCGCCCGCCTTTGCGCCAGGAAGACAACGGATAAGGGTCTCCGGGGCAGAACGCGTTAGTTAATACCCAGTTTCGTTCCTCGGAGGTGGCTACTCACAGCAGCGGGTGAATAAAAGCTTTGCATGTTTCTGCCATCTTGGGTCTGCAGTTAAAAGCATATTAATAAGAGCCGGAGCTTGCAGGAGTCATTTGCCCTTTAAAGTTGCTAGTGGCAGGCTCTGACTTTCTGTTCATCTTCTCTCACAGCTGCTAGAATTCTTTCTTGCTGATGAAATGTGACCAACGGtctgttttaaaacaggttTCTGACAatataaaagtgaaaaacactAAGGAGGGGCAGATTCAAAGACGACCCAAAGCTGTTTGGAAATTACTTTGTGTAAGTTTGTGAtgccttcttttaaaataatctctgaaGTTATCCTTCAGTGGTGGAGCAACATTATGGCATGTGGTCTTGTTTTCTGTATGGAAAACTTGAATTTGGAATTTGAGGCGTGGGCAGTCAGCCACGTTCATGTATAAGTATTCATTCCAACAAGTAATTCAGCTTGGTTTGGGGTAGGGGGACATCAGTGGACACCTGTTCTACAACGTtggattattttaatttgtgagaTACTTTTATTATATTCTGTTATTGACATACCTgtggaaaactgcagaaaactaTTTTGTTAAAGTTGTCTATACTGAATTATGGGCttggatgctgctgcaggaggtaCTAATTCTAGTAGTTAGATATCTACTAAGTTAAGCAACACTAATACCATTTCTCTGCCCTTATGAGGCATTCATGCTGGATTTCAGCAAGTTAATATCTTATTTGTAAGCCTCAAAGAAAGATAGTTCAGTAGAAAAAGTTGAGTCCCAGGACGAAGGATCTCCCGTAGTTTCACAAACATGGTGTTATTATCTCTTCTTGTCAGAGGTGACAATATTCAGGATGGAGTGACTGGAATTGCCCAGATATAATGGTCTAGTGTCAAGTCCTGggttctgttttaaaacagaccaataaataaataaaacctaacaaaacaaaacaaccaaacccaaatGACCCAGCACAGAGATTTGAGGTAGCATTGGGGTGAGCCTGCATGGGCATGAATAGCTTAACTTACTAAAGAAATGTGTACTATCTGATTCCAAATTTAGGCTGTAGTGAAATGAAGTTTTACAGAACCCATGTTCAGTAGAAATCTTCACATTTATTCACTTCAAGGaagaaagattttccttttttcaaaataaacccTCTTTTGCAGAGTTTGCCACTCAAAccatgtgtgtatgtgcatatatgcatgtgtgtgtagaGAGACTTAGTGAAAAAGGGTAATAAATCACTTACAAATAGCATCtagcttttttatttgttgttctaggagaagaaaaaaaccccaaggtaTCTAATGAAAAGtgcactatttttttccccagtttttaATATTCTTAGACTGTTAGGGATAGCAGGTAAACATgtgcctttaaaatattttctctttaatgatGATGTGTTTTGAACCATATTTATAACAGAGCAATCTCTTCTCTGTTAACGTCAGTCCAGTATTTGTTGTGATGTTTATCAAGAGATCATATCTGGGATGTCTCTTTTCAATTGGTAAAGAGAGTTAGAAAAATCTGGTAGATGAAGGAACAGCTTTTGAAATAGCTGTGTTGAAAGTGAATGCAGAAGGGCATTCCAACAAATAAACTTTAggcagatttattttcttaactgggggaaaaaaaaatcaagataaaaGTAATGAAGGGATGGGAT contains:
- the FREM2 gene encoding FRAS1-related extracellular matrix protein 2, which gives rise to MQALPAAPRCLLAGLLLLAGCAWVGAPEPPPDSAAVSSPWAPEAAAVVVANRGLRVPLGRSAWLDPARDLVLQVQPGDRCHLTVLDEEPSWQRPGRLSPRRFPCDFGAREVQYSHLGGRSPARDRVRLQLRYDSPSRSLVLPLVLEVEVLFTQLEIVTRNLPLTVERLRGTSNPLDARSLEFAFEPGRQRCRVGLLPPLAGLPRYGEILNSPPAAAGEEEAAGGGPVPASMWDCEEFLRLGLRYRHTAASGSPNRDLVPLVAELREAAGSGALLKREYFQVLVRIRAGTENVAPKPSFLAMLMMEVDQFVLTAVTPDMLAAEDAESPPDLLLFNITSPFGPGQGHMVSTDDRSLPVSSFSQRDVRELRIAYQPPVEDSDQERLFELELEVLDPEGAASEPFAFVIVVKPMNTLAPVVTRNTGLVLYEGQSRPLSGPGPSPNLVISDEDDLEQVRVSVVAGLRHGHLTLLEDAPAAAAPRKHFTVAELAAGRVIYQHDGSESPLSDNLVLRLEDGGSRHRVEFLFPITLVPTDDQPPLLNANMGLAMAEGETVPITTRALSATDIDSQDAILLFTVESGPTAGQLLLRQAQPPPGWEEEEDDEGFSWRRVPSLAGSSLIYEKPVREWLQQDIVEGRLYYHHFGPHSPGPGVVLDQFVFRVQDDNDPPNRSRPQAFVIRVHPVDRLAPELHSSSSLHLIVAEQQVTPLRRKHLCYTDQDSGDRELRYTITQPPTDTDTNHPPDVYGARLGSLVLTEDHSVEVTHFTQAQINHHKISFRPPQEELGVAPHLIQFQYQVQDAAGNAAEGTFTIYLQPVDNQPPEITNTGFTLPEGGSHVLSPTELDASDTDTELAHLRFILTQAPQYGQLQLSGYSLIPGGVFGLEDIREGRVVYVHSGAETNSDACRLDVSDGIHFVPITLKVNVHPVDDEVPTLRLPPGTLGSYLDVLENGAAEITANVIQGTDEDTDDLMLTFIIEDPPQHGNILVQGVPAERFSQKDLLDGAVVYAHTGGEIGLLPKEDTFNLTLSDLSEEWSVRGNVVQGVSVLVTILPVDSQAPEIFVGEQFMVTEGDKQVITPAHLRAEDVDTPSDDILCTILAQPTSGYVENISPAPGSEKSRAGIAISAFTLKDLRQGHIFYVQSIHKGVEPVEDRFAFRCSDGINFSQRHFFPIVIMPINDEEPEIFTREFVVMEGMSLVVDTPILNAADADIPADELMFTITRLPRHGHVVNQLVNGTVLVESFTLDQITENSNILYEHDDSETKEDSFEVKLTDGKHTIRKTVFIMVIPVDDETPRMAINDGLEIEIGETRTINNRILKATDLDSEDKTLTYIIRYGPGQGVLQRIKPSAGVENITLGMNFTQDEVDRNLIQYIHFGQEGVRDLIKFDVTDGINPLIDRYFYVTIGSTDIVFPDVISKGVSLKEGGKVTLTTDLLSTSDLNSPDENLVFTITRAPVRGHLECTDQPGVPISTFTQLLLAGNKVYYIHTSEDEVKMDSFEFEVTDGYNPVFRTFRISISDVDNKKPVITIHNLVVSENEYKLITPFELTAEDRDTPDALLKFIITQIPVHGQIMFNSSKPVTTFTKQDLNENLISYKHDGTESVEDSFSFTVTDGTHSDFYVFPNTVFETRKPQTMKIRIMAVDNSVPQIVINKGAQTLRILPTGHIGFLITNKVLKVEDRDSLQVTLKIRITESPRHGFLIHLGKGNHSISQFSQADIDGMKICYVLRGGDNATSDIFHFMVEDGGGNKLKNQHFRLNWAWISLEKEYYLVNEDSRYLDVVLKRRGYLGETSFISIGTKDGTAKKDKDFRGKAQKQVQFNPGQTLATWRVRILSDGEHEQSESFQIVLSEPVMAVLEFPDVSTVEIIDPGDESTVFIPQSTYTIEEDVGELFIPVRRSGDVSQELMVICYTQQGTASGTVPTSVLSYSDYISRPEDHNSVLRFDKDEREKMCRIVVIDDSLYEEAETFDVLLSMPMGGRIGAEFPRARITIVPDKDDEPAFYFGNDEYYVDESAGYIEVCVWRTGTDLSKAASVTVRSRKSEPVTAEAGLDYVGISRNLDFSPGVNMQTFRVVILDDLGQPVLEGTEKFELVLRMPMNGALGEPSKATIFINDSVSDLPKMQFKESVYVGNENDGQISAMIYRSGDIRYTSTVRCYTRQGSAQVMMDFEERPNTDSSIITFLPGETEKPCTLVLVDDTFHEEEEELRLVLGTPRSDSSFGASIGEQNETLIKIRDDADKAIIKFGETKFSVSEPKDTRQVAVVKIPVLRLGDTSKVSVVRVHTKDGSATSGEDYHPISEEIEFKEGETQHFVEIEVLFDGVREMREAFTVHLKPDENMVAEIQTAKAIVYIEEMNSMADVTFPSVPQVTSLLIYDDTSRAKDRTSPIAGYPVICITACNPKYEDFDKTGSICASENINNTLTQYRWLVSAPTGPDGVTSPMKEVDFDTFFTSSKMITLDSIYFQAGSRVQCAARAVNSDGNEGLELMSPIVTISTSEGLCQPRMSGVVGAEPFSAKLRYTGPEDPDYANLIKLTVTMPHIDGMLPVISTRELSNFELTLSPDGTRVGNHKCSNLLDYTEVKTHHGFLTDATKNPDVIGETIPYQYSPVIRGFNTLRFYRNLNLEACLWEFVSHYDMSELLTDCGGTIGTDGQVLNLVQSYVTLRVPLYVSYVFHSPVGVGGWQHFDLQSELRLTFVYDTAILWKDGIGSPPEAELQGSLYPTSMRISEEGRLVVNFKTEARFHGLFVMSHPASSLTSMVMSADHPGLTFSLSLIRSEPTYNQPVQQWSFVSDFAVRDYSGMYTVKLIACTTAPHQEYSLPVICSPREPITFDLDIRFQQVSDPVAAEFSLNTQMFLLSKKTLWLSDGSMGFGQESDVAFSEGDIIYGRVMVDPVQNLGDSFYCSIEKVFLCTGADGYVPKYNPSNTEYGCLADSPSLLYRFKIVDKAQPETQATSFGNVLFNAKLAIDDPEAIPLVKQPGSDGFKVDSTPLFQVSLGREWYVHTIYTVRSKENANRGIGKRSVEHQYHSLFSGGSQGASTQRRQKRGVEQDPELAKDIGVENNRGTNIQHIALDRTGKKHIPQREVAVNGVLPRELNNQSAGVSIVTIIGGAAAIFLAICLIAIIILLLKWKQSSEKKEATKESGSNEPMMLQYNYNSDSSEV